One part of the Sphingopyxis sp. PAMC25046 genome encodes these proteins:
- a CDS encoding carboxylesterase family protein, with product MNIEDALSETISIEGGDICGRYDGSVRRYLGIPYAAPPARFELPKSPPSWTGVRDMACPGPAAPHRIRPFPMIDPSPLVGHGSDGSDGDYLRLNVWAPKDTKVAPVMVFIHGGGFVGGCKDASVHDGSAFAASGIVCVAINYRMGIDGFLPVPGAPTNLGLRDMLFALAWVQRNIAAFGGDPANVTVFGESAGAMAIADLVTSPLAKGLFRRAIIQSGHGAMVREIDVAQRLVKKLAKILRVRSDADGFRTVSHAAAMDALDKVGKPWAVDLRDDEGREPVYGISRFIPVFGDDVLPEKPLDALRKGAGRDVEILIGTNAEEMNLYFVPTGVRDKIGGLFARWLLGRSHPEAKAVLKAYGYQQKGVRPGQAMTDAMNDLVFRWPARQYAEAHQGKTWMYEFDWRSPACDGELGACHGIEMPFVFKTLASVTGPRGLAGLDPPQALADAVHDLWAGFARTGTMPWPEFGGYRMVYQVTRGEALHEPVMPAAAFVPE from the coding sequence ATGAACATCGAAGATGCATTGAGCGAAACGATCTCGATCGAAGGTGGGGATATCTGTGGACGTTACGACGGCTCGGTTCGTCGCTACCTTGGTATTCCATACGCTGCTCCCCCCGCCCGCTTCGAATTGCCGAAATCGCCTCCCTCGTGGACCGGGGTACGCGATATGGCGTGCCCCGGTCCCGCGGCGCCACACCGGATCAGACCCTTTCCGATGATCGATCCGTCGCCGCTCGTTGGCCATGGGAGCGACGGAAGCGACGGAGATTATCTCCGCCTCAATGTGTGGGCGCCGAAGGATACCAAGGTCGCGCCGGTGATGGTCTTCATCCACGGCGGCGGCTTTGTCGGTGGCTGCAAGGATGCGTCGGTCCACGACGGCAGTGCCTTTGCCGCGTCGGGCATCGTCTGCGTCGCGATCAACTATCGCATGGGGATCGACGGCTTTCTGCCCGTGCCGGGCGCCCCTACTAACCTTGGTCTCCGCGACATGCTCTTTGCGCTTGCATGGGTGCAGCGCAATATCGCGGCATTCGGTGGCGATCCGGCAAACGTCACCGTTTTCGGGGAGAGCGCCGGCGCGATGGCGATTGCCGACCTCGTGACCTCGCCGCTTGCCAAGGGCCTGTTTCGCCGCGCGATCATTCAAAGCGGTCATGGCGCCATGGTTCGCGAGATCGACGTCGCGCAGCGACTGGTAAAGAAGCTCGCGAAGATTCTGCGCGTGCGGTCCGACGCTGACGGCTTCCGCACCGTTTCGCACGCGGCGGCGATGGATGCGCTCGACAAGGTTGGAAAGCCTTGGGCGGTCGACTTGCGGGATGATGAGGGACGCGAGCCGGTGTACGGGATCAGCCGCTTCATTCCTGTCTTTGGAGACGATGTGCTGCCCGAAAAGCCGCTCGATGCGCTGCGCAAGGGCGCCGGACGCGACGTGGAAATTCTCATCGGAACCAACGCCGAGGAGATGAACCTCTATTTCGTGCCGACGGGCGTGCGCGATAAGATCGGCGGCCTCTTCGCGCGCTGGCTGCTCGGCCGTTCGCATCCGGAGGCGAAGGCCGTGCTCAAGGCCTATGGCTATCAGCAAAAGGGTGTACGCCCGGGTCAGGCGATGACCGATGCGATGAACGATCTCGTCTTTCGCTGGCCCGCGCGCCAATATGCCGAAGCGCACCAAGGCAAGACATGGATGTACGAGTTCGACTGGCGCTCGCCCGCGTGCGACGGCGAGCTTGGCGCGTGCCACGGGATCGAGATGCCGTTCGTGTTCAAAACACTAGCGAGCGTCACCGGGCCGCGGGGGCTTGCTGGGCTCGACCCGCCGCAGGCGCTCGCCGACGCGGTGCATGATTTGTGGGCGGGCTTCGCGCGAACCGGTACGATGCCCTGGCCCGAGTTCGGTGGCTACCGGATGGTCTATCAGGTGACGCGC
- a CDS encoding ROK family protein — translation MTYSPSIAGLELGGTKCVAILGTGPDDVRACETVPTTDPATTLAALEKILDGWRFDALGIAAFGPLDLDPRSPDYGSISATPKPGWSGTDLTRRLAARYGVPLAIQTDVVGAALAEQRWGAARGLSSHCYITVGTGVGVGLISAGRPVQGVAHGEAGHMRVRRAPGDDFAGACPFHGDCVEGLISGPALARRFSRPPHELPDGGDEWDLFVHDIAGLLHNLIVTAAPERISIGGGVLASHERLFPKLRAALATSIADYGSLAPYAEQLDDRLGPPGLGTMAGPLGALAVGLDALDKVGG, via the coding sequence ATGACATATTCTCCATCCATCGCCGGGCTCGAACTGGGCGGCACCAAATGCGTCGCCATTCTGGGGACCGGGCCCGACGATGTTCGGGCCTGCGAAACCGTGCCCACCACCGATCCCGCGACGACGTTGGCGGCGCTCGAGAAGATACTCGACGGCTGGCGCTTCGATGCGCTTGGTATCGCCGCCTTCGGTCCGCTCGATCTCGATCCGCGCAGTCCGGATTATGGCTCCATCAGCGCGACGCCTAAGCCCGGTTGGAGCGGGACCGATCTCACGCGCCGGCTCGCCGCGCGCTACGGCGTGCCGCTGGCTATCCAGACCGACGTGGTCGGCGCTGCGCTTGCCGAACAACGCTGGGGCGCTGCACGAGGATTATCGAGCCATTGCTATATCACGGTCGGCACCGGCGTCGGCGTCGGGCTGATCTCGGCCGGCCGGCCGGTGCAGGGTGTGGCGCATGGCGAGGCGGGGCATATGCGCGTACGGCGCGCGCCCGGCGACGATTTCGCCGGCGCGTGCCCGTTCCACGGCGATTGCGTCGAGGGGCTGATCTCGGGCCCGGCGCTCGCCAGACGGTTCAGCCGACCGCCGCACGAACTTCCCGACGGGGGCGATGAATGGGATTTGTTTGTCCACGACATCGCCGGGCTGCTGCATAATCTGATCGTCACCGCAGCGCCCGAGCGGATATCGATCGGCGGCGGCGTGCTGGCCTCGCACGAACGGCTGTTTCCCAAGCTGCGCGCGGCACTCGCCACAAGTATCGCCGACTATGGGTCGCTCGCCCCTTATGCCGAGCAGCTCGACGACCGCCTTGGACCGCCTGGACTGGGGACGATGGCTGGTCCCTTGGGCGCCCTCGCGGTGGGACTCGACGCTTTGGATAAAGTGGGAGGATAA
- a CDS encoding alkaline phosphatase D family protein, with amino-acid sequence MTGHPFSRRTLLSAGGHAALFAALARSPALAAPKFLDDPFALGVASGDPLPDGFVIWTRLAPKPLEPHGGMLAEAVPVGWEVAEDEAFRRIVRTGTALARPELAHSVHVEVAGLGSHRRYWYRFVAGGIPSDTGAVRTAPAAGAAPNRLRIAVAGCQHYERGIFTAWRHISEEADLDLVYHYGDYIYEGKAANPQAPGKAPLVRPHNSDKIYSLDDYRQRYALYKVDPDLKAAHAAAAFVSTFDDHEVENDWAGDLDAGSTPREVFLLRRAAAMQAWYEHMPVRRSQFPHWGSPLTYRRLDFGRLLRLHVLDKRSYRSIRLCEKPGNGNCVDSRDTPDTMLGAAQERWLGEGLTPVFGWNLLGLGGLVMPFDRSAQKTPSNGYDNWTGYPGARERLVGMIGERGKNIVITGGDSHMFFIGNLPSRPGDLESPPVAPEFHGTSVSSISTNGLPIGPDPRAATNPHISMIHDQRGYLLFDVESKIWQADLRVVDQVFTPGGRISTLARYVVEPGRPEAVRA; translated from the coding sequence ATGACCGGACACCCGTTCAGCCGCCGCACCCTTCTTTCCGCCGGTGGACACGCCGCGCTGTTCGCCGCGCTGGCGCGCTCGCCGGCGCTCGCGGCGCCGAAATTCCTCGACGATCCGTTCGCGCTGGGCGTCGCCTCGGGCGACCCGCTGCCCGACGGCTTCGTCATCTGGACCCGTCTCGCGCCGAAACCGCTCGAACCCCATGGCGGCATGCTGGCCGAAGCCGTGCCGGTCGGCTGGGAGGTTGCCGAGGATGAGGCGTTTCGCCGGATCGTGCGGACCGGCACCGCGCTGGCGCGGCCCGAACTCGCGCATTCAGTTCATGTCGAGGTCGCGGGTCTTGGCAGCCATCGCCGCTACTGGTATCGCTTCGTCGCGGGCGGGATCCCCAGCGATACCGGCGCCGTCCGCACGGCGCCCGCCGCCGGAGCGGCGCCCAACCGGCTGAGGATCGCGGTCGCCGGCTGTCAGCACTACGAACGCGGGATCTTCACCGCATGGCGTCATATCAGCGAGGAAGCCGATCTCGACCTCGTCTATCATTACGGCGACTATATCTATGAAGGGAAGGCCGCGAACCCGCAGGCACCGGGCAAGGCGCCCCTCGTCCGTCCTCACAACAGCGACAAGATCTACAGCCTCGACGATTATCGGCAGCGCTATGCGCTCTACAAGGTCGATCCCGACCTGAAGGCCGCCCACGCGGCCGCGGCGTTCGTGTCGACCTTCGACGATCATGAAGTCGAGAATGACTGGGCGGGGGATCTTGATGCCGGCAGCACGCCCCGCGAAGTCTTTCTGCTCCGCCGCGCCGCCGCGATGCAAGCATGGTATGAGCATATGCCCGTGCGAAGGAGCCAGTTTCCGCACTGGGGATCGCCGCTGACGTATCGGCGGCTCGATTTCGGCCGGCTCCTCCGCCTTCACGTCCTCGACAAGCGTAGCTATCGCAGCATCCGCCTGTGCGAAAAGCCCGGCAACGGCAATTGCGTCGATTCGCGCGACACGCCGGACACGATGCTGGGCGCGGCGCAGGAACGCTGGCTGGGCGAAGGCCTGACCCCCGTTTTCGGCTGGAACCTGCTAGGCCTCGGCGGCCTCGTCATGCCCTTCGACCGGTCGGCGCAGAAGACGCCTTCGAACGGCTACGACAATTGGACGGGCTATCCCGGCGCGCGCGAGCGGCTGGTCGGGATGATCGGGGAACGCGGCAAGAACATTGTCATTACCGGAGGCGACAGCCACATGTTCTTCATCGGCAACCTCCCGTCACGCCCCGGAGACCTCGAAAGCCCGCCGGTCGCGCCCGAATTCCACGGAACCTCGGTCAGCTCGATCAGCACCAACGGACTTCCCATCGGTCCCGATCCGCGCGCGGCGACCAATCCGCATATTTCGATGATCCATGACCAGCGCGGCTATCTGTTGTTCGATGTCGAGTCCAAGATCTGGCAGGCCGATCTGCGCGTCGTCGATCAGGTGTTCACCCCCGGCGGCCGCATCAGCACGCTGGCGCGCTATGTCGTGGAGCCCGGCCGGCCCGAAGCGGTCCGGGCCTGA